The genomic region AGCATCGGATTTAGATGGTACACTTATTTTTAATAGTAAACTTGATAATATAAATAGAGAAAGTATATTAAAAATGAAAAAATGTGGACATTTGTTTGGTGTTTCAACGGGAAGGCCATATAATGGGGTTAAATTTCTTTGTGATGAGTATAATATAGATCCAGATTTTTATGTTTTATTAAATGGGGCATTAGTTATAAACAAAGAAAATCGTGTGTTGAAGCATGAAGTAATACCTTATGAGATAGTAAAAAAAATTTATGATAAATATAAATACTCAAGCTTTATAGGGATTGATAATGGATATGAAAGCATAACCTTAAGAGGTATAAATGAGTATTCTTGGGATTTTATAAAACAGGGGACAATTAATGATTTAGTGAATAACAAAAATTCTTTAATGTCATTAGATTTTTCGAATGTAGATATTGAGGAAGTTGATCAAATGTGTAATGATATAAATGATGAATTTGGAGATGTGATTGTTGCATATAGGAATTCATATTTTATAGATATTGTACCTAAGGGATGTTCTAAAGGAAATGGAGTTGATTTGATATTAAAAGAATTTGGAGTAAATAGAGAAAATTTATATGTTATTGGTGATTCATATAATGATAT from Candidatus Arthromitus sp. SFB-mouse-Japan harbors:
- a CDS encoding HAD-IIB family hydrolase, with amino-acid sequence MRKILASDLDGTLIFNSKLDNINRESILKMKKCGHLFGVSTGRPYNGVKFLCDEYNIDPDFYVLLNGALVINKENRVLKHEVIPYEIVKKIYDKYKYSSFIGIDNGYESITLRGINEYSWDFIKQGTINDLVNNKNSLMSLDFSNVDIEEVDQMCNDINDEFGDVIVAYRNSYFIDIVPKGCSKGNGVDLILKEFGVNRENLYVIGDSYNDISMFNETKNSFTFHTVEEKLKDHVNFIVNSVSECIEKYIL